Genomic segment of Candidatus Chlorohelix allophototropha:
GGTGAGTTGTATAACGTTAGCTTTAAACTGACAAAGAGCTTACCGGGTGTAATGGTGTATGCCGACCAAGATAGATTAATGCAGGTACTAGCAAATCTGATCTCCAACGCCACCAAATTCTCACCCAAAGATGGTGTAGTTGAAATAGCGCTAACCAGCACGCCACATAGCGTCCGAGTGGATGTAACCGACCATGGCAACGGCATCCCTAAAGAATTCCGAAATCGCATCTTCCAGAAGTTTGCACAAGCAGACTCTTCCGATACCCGCTCAAAAGGCGGAACCGGATTGGGCTTGAGTATTGCAAAAGCTATTGTTGAGAAACTAGGCGGGATTATTAACTTTGAAACCGAAGAAGACAAGGGCACTACTTTCTACTTTGTTATTCCGGTATGGAATGAAACGCCCGTAAACAAAGAACAACCTCAGAAAAATACTGCTGTGCTAATTGTTGAAGACGATGCCGAAATAGGTTTGCTGCTAAGCATTATGCTTAAACAAGCCGGGTTTGAAACGGATATTGCCTACTCAGCGCTGCAAGCTAGGCATTTGCTACAAAGCAAACCTTATTCCGCCATTACACTGGATGTAATGCTACCCGATCAGAATGGGCTTTCCTTGCTGCATGATTTTAAGAGCAGCGAGGCTACCATGAATATCCCAGTGGTTATGGTTTCGGCTAAAACAAAATCAAATCAGGATCCAACCCAAAATGCGACATTACAAATTGTTGACTGGATTGATAAGCCGATTGATCAGGAGAGGTTGGTAGAGGCAGTACAACTTGCCACCAATATTTTTTATGGTCATAAACCTAGTGTGCTACATGTTGAGGATGATGCTGATGTTTCAAGTGTGGTATCTGCCATTCTCAGCAATATTGCCCAAATTACAATTGCGGCAACCTTGAAGCAAGCCCGACGGTTGCTCCGAAATCAGGTATTTGATTTGGTGATACTAGACCTAGATATGCCTGATGGCTCAGGATTGAGCTTGTTACCTTATTTAAGTAAAGCGCCCGATCACAAAATTCCGGTGGTGGTTTTCTCTGTTTCTGATTTAGAAGAAGCGGTGGTAAACAAGGTTGATGCAATTTTAATTAAATCTCGCACCAGCAATGCAGAATTAATAGACACAATTAAAGCAATTATTCGAAGGACTAGGTTCAAACACTTGGAACATAGTGTAAAATAAATAATAATCGCAGCAACTAAATCATTAATGTGGTGAGAGCTTGTTGAAAGGATTATTTGCTTGAATGTCAGAAAAAATGCTAGAAAAAATCTTGTTGGTCGAGGATGAAGTAGATATTCAGGTTATAGCACAAATTGCCCTTGAAAGAATCGGCGGTTTCAAATTAAAAGTCTGTAAATCGGGTAAAGAGGCGCTTCAAGTTATTCCAGATTTTATGCCTGACCTCGTTTTACTGGACGTTATGATGCCCGAAATGGACGGTCCCACCACCTTAAAGCACATGAGAGCTAATCCTCTCATAGCGGGTATTCCTGTAATTTTTATGACCGCAAAGGTTCAACCTCAAGAGATTTCGCAATATACCCAAATAGGCGCAATAGGCGTTATCAGCAAGCCGTTTGACCCTATGATGATTGCCTCCAATATCAAAGACCTTTGGAGGGTGAGTAATGGCGGATGATAGTGAGTTGGAGATTGCGGCAGAATTAAAGTTATTGCGCAAAGCCTATGCCGGAAGATTGCCCAGTCGAATGGATGAAATCACCA
This window contains:
- a CDS encoding response regulator, which encodes MSEKMLEKILLVEDEVDIQVIAQIALERIGGFKLKVCKSGKEALQVIPDFMPDLVLLDVMMPEMDGPTTLKHMRANPLIAGIPVIFMTAKVQPQEISQYTQIGAIGVISKPFDPMMIASNIKDLWRVSNGG